The DNA segment CTGCGCACTTGACACACAATTTTCACCCTGTtctgtttggaatttggaaaaaacgtaaaacatgaaagttgtagccttttgagttagctttccaactatattgtggagcccaaatggagttctgagaaaAAAGTTATGtccattttactagacagtgcgcaatatgcctattcgattcttcgttcgttctaactatcatccgttgatccccgaacatgatcccggattaattccttgggcttttactcagacttcaaagctctaaatcacttgaattcattccataacatctacatagctcggaattactcctacaaggcataaaacacaccatTAGTgcaaacactagcgattaaagctcaaactcaattaaagtgcagtaaattagagtgtaataagcgactaaaatacgtaattatagccgaTCATCAGTAACGCGTGAAATTTCGCTAAGAATTGATGAGTGAAGTTAGTGTACATGAAATTAGACAACAGTAGTGGTCAAAATCAAATAGTTAACCTCATGAACAACTGATATTCAAACTAGAAAACAACACTATAAATAAAGCACCACAAGATTTAACTTTCAGTTGGTTATGCTAAAACACAAGGGATCTTTACCCAAATAGCCGAATAATTCATTGACATGAAATTTGTCTAAAGTGGTTGCATAGTTTTTCACTAATGTAagcatctatatatattataattgAGGGCCATACACGTGGCACATCCCTTTAAGCAGGAATTACATTTATCTTTCTCTACGAATTTTAGCCTCTTCCActgaattttcaattttctgtctttcctctctctctctatatatatattctcAGGCCTGCTGCCATTGTTCCTATACTGTCAGGTATCTTCTTcgtttttcctatttctttttcttttctctttagtTTGCCGCTTTGGCTGTGAGTCCCACTGTTCGTTCTTCTTAACGATTTTTTTAATTGTTAATGAAATTGAATACACTGTGATTCTGGAAAGTTATTGTGATTGCGAATCTTGATGTGTACACTTacattgtattattatttgttaaTATGTCAGAATTGtacaaaacaaaattttaaaaccaGAAAACCTCTCACGAAATCTTCACAACCGTACAAATCTAAACGGATGAAATAAAACAGAGCAAACACATGCTTATTTTACGCCCATGAAGTGTTCGAAAAAAGATCACATAGATTGACCTTCCCCATAGAATCATGAAATACTGTTAATTACTTCCCCATAAACACATACTATATGTTGAGtttttttttaatatagaaagatattaaaaagagggtgaatagAAAAATGttgggaaatgaaaattttgagtaaaattttaagtttccctctccttttaatgagacattgtccctcattggtagaaaaaaaggagtttggtgggtttatatacaaatgGATTTCAtggtgggtttatatacaaatttatttgttaatagtagatattaacgtaatattatccgtgtttgtaatGGATATGTTCCAATCTGTGTTTTGTACCACCAGTTGCAATAGCAGCCGCCTAGTGCTCCTCCCACCATGGCTAAGTGCTTGCTCCATAACAAGCTAGTGCATGCTCCACCATGGCTTGCTCCATAACAAGCTAGTGCATGTTCCACCATGGAGAGGGGGCAGGTCTCACAACTGACTACTATAAATATGAACAACAACAGTTGGAGAAAAGACACATCGAAACAGAATTGAGAGctattgatcttctcttcaccgaaaactcaacattggctataatttgcattccttcctctcagaatttccattcgacttctgagttttcctcccttgttctgcattgttttaaactacaaacaaagcatccgtaagtgtgatttgctgccgaactttgtattcgctgaaacactggggtttgaagtaccgctacaccagtgtgtaattcgttctatcttgaaaggaaataatccataaccttggttactaggaggggattaaattccttaaggaaacactgtgaattcagtgggctcgaattgatttctgttttatttatatttacgtttataagctaatgttctaatttccagaatcattatttacaaatacaggcaTAACAACAACAAGCTTAaagaatttaataattttaatttctgtatttgtggTTTTCTTATTATTCAAGAAacttaaaacctttgtggttttgtgtactcccatttggagagtaaaaccttcgtggcattttgttggagattaaaatctacgtgatttttcactccagttttaaacgtttattaaatgtttgtttgtgtcatttttttttcagaaaaaaaaaggCGAATCACGAAAATCAAGCTGTTTCGATGATGACTGCCAACGCATCGACAAGTCGAACACCAGCGTTGGCACCGACAGAGAAACCCGGAAAATTTTCTAGgatggatttcaagcgctggcagcagaagatgttcttctacttgactacgtcATGTCTACaaaagttcatcaaggaagatgttcctgatcttccagatgaaactcTAGAGAATGAAaactttctcgtgattgaggcgtggaagcattctgacttcttgtgcaggaattatattcttagcggactggaggataatctgtataatgtatacagtagcgtggagacgtcaaaagaattgtggaacgCGCTTGAAaggaaatacaaaactgaagatgccggtatgaagaaattcgtcgctgcaaaatttttggactacaaaatggtagatagcaagtcttttattacccaagtccaggaattgcaagtgattattcatgatctacttaCTGAAGGTATATTTCAAATGAATACTAATGTTGAAAGTAAaaattttagtaattttactaacggaattttcattgaaggtcttgtcatcaatgaagcattccaagtagcagcaataattgagaagttgcctccattgtggaaggacttcaaaaattatttgaaacataaacgaaaggagatcaaacaaagtcattaatgacggttcaacattgtcaacaaaaattttggtccattctcgtgatgagacaatgttcagtaccaaggataaagcatgaAGGCTtcttaatgatttctaaatttgatacggggtatatcaaatagtgtatctacgggatgacatgtttagaaatcacctatgtaagtgtgaagtgttagccgcttcaaggagaattttgcaaggccaattctctacgcacttatgaaaccaagcggtgttcatggctgaaacgaacacaacaatgagaaccaaagacggttaagggttgattgtgtgacttatggttgtctaggtatacactaaagttcgacgattcaaagatatcaaatctaccgattgaccgagtatatccgacataagtttactacggaaagttcaaagggaaacctacttatcaagatgcaattaatccttgcttgcaaatcacacaagtttttcatgcatacttccgtgatatatccattccccattcatgtgggggattgttgagtttctttttaatatagaaaggtattaaaaagagggtgaatgggaaatggagggaaatgaagattttgagtaaaattttaagtttctctctccttttaatgagacattgtccctcattggtagaggaaaaggactttggtgggtttatatacaaatgcacttcatgtagctcttaaagagttaggaagaaggcaagcctcgcgccgtcgtcacTCGCTCGCTCGCTCGGTTTCGGCTACGACTTCGGCTTcgtatttggatttggatttggatttggtcaaatgatcgattgattaattaattttttggaccaaatttatttgttaatattaGATATTAATGTAATATtttccgtgtttgtaacggatatgttccaatccgtgtattgtacCACCAGTTGCAATAGCAGCCGCCTAGTGCTCCTCCCACCATGGCTAAGTGCTTGCTCCATAACAAGCTAGTGCATGCTCCACCATGGCTTGCTCCATAACAAGCTAGTGCATGTTCCACCATGGAGAGGGGGCGGGTCTCACAACTGACTGCTATAAATATGAACAACAGCAGTTGGAGAAAAGACACACCGAAATAGAATTGAGAGctattgatcttctcttcaccgaaaactcaacgttggctaaaatttgcattccttcctctcagaatttccattcgacttctgagttttcctcccttattctgcattgttttaaactacaaacaaagcatccgtaagtgtgatttgctgccgaactttgtattTGCTGAAACACttgggtttgaagtaccgctataccagtgtgtaattcgttctatcctgggagaaaataatccataaccttgggtactaggaggggattaaattccttaaggaaacactgtgaattcagtgggctcgaattaatttctgttttatttatatttacgtttataagctaacgttctaatttccagaatcattatttacaaatacaggcaTAACaacaacaagcttaaggaatttaataattttaatttctgtatttgtggTATTCGTATTATTCAAGAAacttaaaacctttgtggttttatgtactcccatttggagagtaaaaccttcgtggcattttgttagagattaaaatctacgtgatttttcactccagttttaaacgtttgtttgtgtcattttttttcaaaaaaaaaaaatggcgaATGACGAAAATCAAGTTGTTCCGATGATGACTGCCAACGCATCGACAAGTCGAACTCCGGCATTGGCACCGGCAGAGAAACCCGGAAAATTTTCTGGgatggatttcaagcgctggcagcagaagatgttcttctacttgactacgttatgtctacagaagttcatcaaggaagatgttcctgatcttccagatgaaactccagagaatgaaagctttctcgtgattgaggcgtggaagcattctgacttcttgtgcaggaattatattcttagcggactggaggataatctgtataatgtatacagtggcgtggagacgtcaaaagaattgtggaatgcgcttgaaaagaaatacaaaactgaagatgtcgggatgaagaaattcgtcgctgcaaaatttttggactacaaaatggtagatagcaagtctgttattacccaagtccaggaattgcaagtgattattcatgatctacttactgaaggtatatttcaaatgaatactgatgttgaaagtaaaatttttagtaattttactaacggaattttcattgaaggtcttgtcatcaatgaagcattccaagtagcaacaataattgagaagttgcctccattgtggaaggacttcaaaaattatttgaaacataAATGAAAgaagatcaaacaaagtcattaatgacgtttcaacattgtcaacaaaaattttggtccattctcgtgatgagataATGTTCAGTACCAAAGATAAAGCAtgaaggctttttaatgatttctaaatttgatacggggtatatcaaatagtgtatctacgggatgacacgtttagaaatcacctatgtaagtgtgaagtgttagccgcttcaaggagaattttgcaaggccaattctctacgcacttatgaaaccagacggtgttcatggctgaaacgaacacaacaatgagaaccaaagacggttaagggttgattgtgtgacttatggttgtctaggtatacactaaagttcgacggttcaaagatatcaaatctaccgattgaccgagtatatcccacataagttcactacggaaagttcaaatggaaacctacttatccagatgcaattaatccttgcttgcaaatcacacaagtttttcatgcatactttcGTGAtttagccattccccattcatgtgggggattgttgagttttttttttaatatagaaaggcaTTAAAAAgatggtgaatgggaaatggaggcaaatgaaaattttgagtaaaattttaagtttccctctccttttaatgagacattgtccctcattggtagatgaaaatgtgtttggtgggtttatatacaaattcacttcatgtagctcttaaagagttaggaagaaggcaagcctcgcgtcgtcgtcgtcgctcgctcgctcggctACGGCTatggcttcggcttcggctttggattcggattcggatttgaatttggatttggtcaaatgatcgattgattgattaattttttggaccaaatttatttgttaataataGATATTAACGTACTATTATCCGTATTTGTAACGGATTtgttccaatccgtgtattgtacCACCAGTTGCAATAGCAGCCGCCTAGTTCTCCTCCCACCATGGCTAAGTGCTTGCTCCATAACAAGCTAGTGCATGCTCCACCATGGCTTGCTCCATAACAAGATAGTGCATGCTCCACCATGGAGAGGGGGCGGGTCTCACAACTGACTGCTATAAATATGAACAGCAGCAGTTGGAGAAAAGACACACCGAAACAGAATTGAGAGctattgatcttctcttcaccgaaaactcaTATGTGGCTAAAAtctgcattccttcctctcagaatttccactcgacttctgagttttcctctcttgttctgcattgttttaaactacaaacaaatCATCCGTacgtgtgatttgctgccgaactttgtattcgctgaaacactggagtttgaagtaccgctacaccagtgtgtaattcgttctatcctgggagaaaataatccataaccttgggtactaggaggggattaaattccttaaggaaacactgtgaattcagtgaactcgaattaatttcttttttatttatatttacgttaataagctaacgttctaatttccagaatcattatttacaaatacaggcaTAACAACAACAAGCTTgtggaatttagtaattttaatttctgtatttgtggTATTCTTATTATTCAAGAAACTTAAAACCATTGTGGTTTAGTGTGCTCCCAtttggagagtaaagccttcgtggcattttgttggagattaaaatctatgtGATTTTTCACTCCTGTtttaaacgtttgtttgtgtcattttttttttcagaaaaaaaaTGGCGAATGACGGAAATCAAGTTGTTCTGATGATGACTGCCAACACATCGACAAGTGGAACTCCGGCGTTGGCACCGGCAGAGAAACCCGGAAAATTTTCTGGGATGGATTTCAAGCGCTAgcagcagaagatgttcttctacttgactacgttatgtctacagaagttcatcaaggaagatgttcctgatcttccagatgaaactccagagaatgaaagctttctcgtgattgaggcgtggaagcattctgacttcttgtgcaggaattatattcttagcagactggaggataatctgtataatgtatacagtggcgtggagacgtcaaaagaattgtggaatgcgcttgaaaagaaatacaaaattgaagatgccgggatgaagaaattcgtcactgcaaaatttttggactacaaaatggtaaatagcaagtctgttattacccaagtccaggaattgtaagtgattattcatgatctacttactgaaggtatatttcaaatgaatacagatgttgaaagtgaaattttagtaattttactaacggaattttcattgaaggtcttatCATTAATGAAATATTCCAAGTAGCTGCgataattgagaagttgcctccattgtggaaggacttcaaaaattatttgaaacataAACGAAAgtagatcaaacaaagtcattaatgacggttcaacattgtcaacaaaatttgttttagtccattctcgtgatgagacaatgttcagtaccaaggataaagcattaaggctttttaatgatttctaaatttgatacagggtatatcaaatagtgtatctatgagatgacacgtttaggaatcacctatgtatgtgtgaagtgttagccgcttcaaggagaattttgcaaggccaattctctacgcacttatgaaaccaggcagtgttcatggctgaaacgaacacaacaatgagaaccaaagacggttaagggattgattgtgtgacttatggttgtctaggtatacactaaagttcgacggttcaaagatatcaaatctaccgattgaccgagtatatccgacataagttcactacggaaagttcaaagggaaacctacttatccagatgcaattaatccttgcttgcaaatcacacaagtttttcatgcatacttccgtgatatagccattccccattcatgtgggggattgttgagtttttttttaatatagaaaggtattaaaaagagggtgaatgggaaatggagggaaatgaaaattttgagtaaaattttaagtttccctctaCTTTTTatgagacattgtccctcattggtagaggaaaaggagtttggtgggtttatatacaaatgcacttcatgtagctcttaaagagttaagaagaaggcaagcctcgcaccGTCGTTgtcgctcgctcgctcggctcggcttcggctacagcttcggcttcggcttcggattcggatttggatttggtcaaatgatcgattgattgattaattttttggaccaaatttatttgttaatagtagatattaacgtaatattatccatGTTTGTAATGGATatgttccaatccgtgtattgtacCACCAGTTGCAATATCAACCACCTAGTGCTCCTCCCACCATGGCTAAGTGCTTGCTCCATAACAAGCTAGTGCATGCTCCACCATGGCTTGCTCCATAACAAGCTAGTGCATGCTCCACCATGGAGAGGGGGCGAGTCTCACAACTAACTGCTATAAATATGATCAGCAGCAGTTGGAGAAAAGACACACCGAAACAGAATTGAGAGctattgatcttctcttcaccgaaaattcaacgttggctataatttgcattccttcctctcagaatttccattcgacttctgagttttcctcccttgttctgcattgttttaaactacaaacaaagaatccgtaagtgtgatttgttgccgaactttgtattcgctgaaacactggggtttgaagtaccgctacaccagtttGTAATTCATTCTAatctgggaggaaataatccataaccttgggtactagaaggggattaaattccttaaggaaatactgtgaattcagtgagctcgaattaatttctgttttatttatatttacgtttataagctaacgttctaatttccaaaatcattatttacaaatacaggcaTAACaacaacaagcttaaggaatttaataattttaatttctgtatttgtggTATTCTTATTATTCAAGAAacttaaaacctttgtggttttgtgtactcccatttggagagtaaagcctttgtggcattttgttggagattaaaatttacgtgatttttcactccagttttaaacgtttattaaacgtttgtttgtgtcatttttttttcaggaaaaaaaaatggcgaatgacggaaatcaagctgttccgatgatgactgccaacgcattgtaacgacccgatcggtcgttttgagctccggcacgtcattcagcagtttgaggtcatgagaggcttcatctcaggtatattgacttgtgtgtatgat comes from the Nicotiana sylvestris chromosome 4, ASM39365v2, whole genome shotgun sequence genome and includes:
- the LOC138889161 gene encoding uncharacterized protein — translated: MMTANASTSRTPALAPTEKPGKFSRMDFKRWQQKMFFYLTTSCLQKFIKEDVPDLPDETLENENFLVIEAWKHSDFLCRNYILSGLEDNLYNVYSSVETSKELWNALERKYKTEDAGMKKFVAAKFLDYKMVDSKSFITQVQELQVIIHDLLTEGLVINEAFQVAAIIEKLPPLWKDFKNYLKHKRKEIKQSH